A region from the Pseudopipra pipra isolate bDixPip1 chromosome 8, bDixPip1.hap1, whole genome shotgun sequence genome encodes:
- the LRRC18 gene encoding leucine-rich repeat-containing protein 18: MAKGKAKGPQGKRITLKMAKNSIRVSFSGRRRLDLSKMGIATFPKCILELAGDVDELDLSRNMLRKIPNTIEKFQNLLWLDLHSNQLDELPKEIGSLQNLTFLNICNNKLTTESLPEELNLLKNLKTLNLGLNCLETVPTTLGALRELVDLGLFDNVLTTIPKSVKNLPKIERMNVKRNPLRELEKPEEEIDTIKRIETLHLIEEKDLCSSCLKKCKGEKDELHRLEDMTPSSSKELSFPLLLTPNSSAKDNQEEWRVRSTDP; the protein is encoded by the coding sequence ATGGCCAAGGGGAAAGCAAAAGGTCCACAAGGGAAAAGGATCACCTTGAAGATGGCCAAAAATTCAATCCGGGTAAGTTTTAGTGGAAGGCGCCGTCTTGACTTAAGCAAAATGGGCATCGCCACCTTCCCCAAATGCATTCTGGAACTGGCTGGTGATGTGGACGAACTTGATTTGAGCAGAAACATGTTGAGAAAGATTCCAAACACCATTGAGAAGTTCCAGAACCTGCTCTGGTTGGACCTGCATAGTAATCAGCTTGATGAGCTGCCCAAGGAAATAGGCTCACTTCAGAACCTTACTTTCCTGAACATATGCAACAACAAGTTGACCACAGAAAGTCTGCCAGAGGAGTTGAACCTTCTCAAGAACCTCAAGACTCTTAACCTTGGCTTGAACTGTCTTGAGACTGTTCCCACCACTCTTGGGGCCCTGAGGGAACTCGTTGATCTAGGTCTCTTTGACAACGTCTTGACCACCATACCAAAGAGTGTGAAAAATCTCCCCAAGATTGAGAGAATGAATGTAAAAAGAAACCCTTTACGAGAGTTAGAAAAGCCAGAGGAGGAGATTGACACCATTAAACGCATAGAAACACTTCACTTAATAGAAGAGAAAGACCTATGCTCTTCCTGCCTGAAGAAGTGTAAGGGTGAGAAGGATGAGCTGCACAGGCTGGAGGACATGACACCTAGCTCCTCCAAGGAGCTAAGTTTCCCTTTACTCCTTACACCCAATTCCTCTGCAAAGGATAATCAAGAAGAATGGAGAGTAAGAAGCACAGATCCTTGA